Genomic segment of Oscillatoria sp. FACHB-1406:
CTACCAATTTGCGAACGGGTTCGCGACATTTAATCGCGACGATAACAGCGAAGCTTGCATAAGCCATTAACAGTAGCAACAAAACAATGCTGCCCGCAAAGCCAAATTCTTCCGCGTAGACAGAGAAAATAAAATCTGTGTACTGAATGGGCAAATAAAATAGCTTCTGTTGGGATAAGCCGAACCCAGAACCCCAGGTTCCGCCGGAACCAACGGCTAAGAGACTTTGGATTAACTGATAGCCATCTCCCATCGGATCTGCCCAAGGGTTGAGAAAGGAAGTTACGCGGCGGCGCTGATAGTCTTGGATGCTGATACTGCCGACGGCTAACATAAACCCTCCTAAAGCCGTTCCTCCCATGTACAGGAGGGGTACGCCCGCTGCTAGGGCAATCAGCCATAAGGTTATACCGCATAACGCCGCCGTACTTAAGTTGGGTTGAAGCAGAATACTGCCGAGAAGCAAGGCAAACGTTCCCAACCACAGTCCTCGCTTGCGGTTATCTAACTGTTTCCATTGTCCGAAGACGATCGCGCTTTGCAATACTAAGAAGGGTTTAATCAATTCTGAGGGCTGTAAGGGCAAGGAGGCGACACTCACCCACCGCGTTGCACCATTCACCGTCGTTCCCAAACCCGGAATCAAGGTGGTCATAATTAACGCTAACAGCAGCCAGACGAACCACTTAGCAATTCCAAGCGCGTAACGAATTGGCCAGCGTACCAGAAAGTTAAAACCCAGCAGTCCGACAAAAATCCAGAGCAGTTGCCGCTTAAAGTAGTAGGCTCCGTCGCCAAACTCGGCATCGGCAATAGGATAGGAAGCCGAAAAGAGCATCACTAAGCCGACGAAGAGCCACAGGAAGGTTAACCAACGGAGCGATCGCGCTTCCATCGCCCAATTGCCGACTTCGGGATCGAAGAAGGGGAAAAGGTATCGTAATTTATCGAGGGGAAACCGCTTCTTCTCGAGCAGTTCGGTTGAGCGATCGCGCATTGCAGTGGAGGCGGGAGGGGTATAGGTCAATATACAGGCTGAAGGGCGCAATCCGCTACGCAGATCCCTTCGGATACACAAAAAAAAAGAGGTCGCTTTCGACCTCCCCCGCGCAAACTGTAACAGGAAACCTTAGACAAGTCCGGTATTAATTCCCTGCTTCCCGGTTGCGAGTTCGACTTTAACAATTTTGCCGCCCATTTTCATGATTCGCTGCTGTTCGCGGAACCAGTTATCAAAGGGAACCAACTTAGTAAAATAAGTATTTTGAAGTTCTCTCTGCGTCCGAATTCGAGTTTGGCTGGGAACGCAAGCAGTCACTTTAAACATTCGCATCGGTCAATTTTTCTCCTAAACTAAAAATCAAAAAATGAAGATTACTGTTGACTTTTTGGCTGATTAATGCTTACTAATTTATTCGGTTTTTGAAATGTTTAGTCAGGTTTGGAATTTTTCCGCCCCCGTTCGCGAGGGAAATCGCGCAGCCAAGTCATAATATTTGCCTTGACATCCTCACCGCCCTAAAAGTGCGGTGATTCCTAAACCTCACGATTCAGGTTTCTGCTTCATTGCAACTGCCTCCACCCGCAAGGAGTTTTATGGTCTTACGTTCGCTCCACAGACTATCCCCGCTAGCCCAGCGGTTCTTAGGTGTCGAAATTCCGAAAAGAATTTCTCGGTTTTGGGTTGATTCGAGGGATAGCTCTACCCATTGCCCCGTCCTCTTTTCCCGGTCTACCGATTTTTCTTCCCCGTTGCGAAGTTTCGCAAGCTTTGGTGTTAGGGTTTATGTCTCCATCGTCGCGGGTGGGTCATTGACCAACACGATTCTACCAAAAATTAATGTAAAGCCGTGCTAGAAGCACGGGGTTTCAAACCCATTTTTCTGATGAAACTGCTAAGGTCGGGAGTTAGCGAGTCAATACTAACTGTCGAAACTTAAAAGTCGGACATACCGGCTAAGCCTTCAACGAGTTAGCACTCACTTGCTGACTTCCCGAACCTAGTGGTGGAATTGACTGGCTTTGGGTTCGTTAACCTCTACAGACTAGCTCAAGCCAGAGCTAATGTAGTCTAAGTAAACGCCCATTTCCTTACCAGCATCAGGACCGACGAGAGCAGCGGTCGCTTCTTTGATCGATTGAATCGCTTGAACCGTGGTGCCGATGGGAACGCCGAGGGAGTTGTAGGTTTCTTTCAAACCATTGAGAACGCGCTCGTCGAGGATGGAAGGATCGCCAGCAAGCATTGCGTAGGTTGCATAGCGCAAGTAGTAATCCAAGTCGCGGATGCAAGCTGCATAACGACGTGTGGTGTACATATTACCGCCGGGACGGGTGGTATCGGTGTAGAGCAAAGACTTTGCTACAGCTTCTTTAACGATGGTGGCTGCGTTGGCGCTGATGGTGGTAGCAGCACGAACGCGCAGTTCGCCCGTCTTGAAGTAACCTTTGAGCTTTTCCATTGCCGAGCTATCCAAGTACTTGCCTTGGACATCAGCAGTGTTGATAACAGCAGTAATTGCGTCTTGCATAGCTTTGTTTCCTTGTTTTACCTAAGTCTAAGAATCTCGATCGCGGATGCTCGATGGCAGAGCATCTCTAATTTTTAAGAATGTCGAGGGGGCGTTTCCTAGAGCAACCCACCGATTACGAAGTCGAAGTAAGCTGCCGCTTCGCTAGCATCGGCTCCGGACATCATGCCGGTTGCTGCATTTTTCATTTCGCGAACGCCTTCAGCCATCGCGTCGAGGGAGGTTCCCAGAGATTTGTACATTTCTTTTGCACCGACCAAGCCGATTTCTTCAATCGGAGTAGCATCGCCAGCAACGATTCCGTAGGTGATCAGACGCAGGTAATAGTCGAGGTCGCGCAGGCAGCTAGCGGTCATTTCTTCGCCGTAAGCGTTACCGCCGGGGGATACGACATCCGGACGCTTTTGGAAGAGGCGATCGCCTGCTTCTTTAACGATGCGTTCGCGACCGCCGGTTAAGGTTTCAGCAATGCGAAGACGGCTTTCACCGCTGCTGACAAAAGCTTTGATTCTATCGAGTTCGCCGGGGCTGAGGTAACGAGCCTCTGCATCTGCATTCACGATGGATTTCGTGACAATACTCATGGATATCCTCCAACAAAAAAAAATAGACCGGGTGGACTTAAAACTGGTGTTTTAAAATTCGGCGGCTGAATTTTTTGGGAATGCGCGATCGGCTTTCCAACCGACCTCGATTTCCTGACTCCCTCAGCAACCTTCCGCAATCATTTTGCGGTATTTCGTCCGCTTTCTCGATCGACGCTTAATACTTTTTTACATTTCTCCTCATCTTTGAGAGGAATTGTTACAAGCGCAAACGAAAATTCGGCGATCGCAACTCTAATCCCGAGCGGGTTTTCGAGCGCGATCGTCCAATTCAGCGTGCGATCGCCGGTCGGCTTGCCGCGAGCAAACCAACCGGACGCGGGCTACAGACCGCTTTTAACGGGCTTGAAACTGGGAACGACCAGTTCCTTATCTTGCTTGGTGAGCTTGTTATACAGCCGTTCGGTATTGGGGAAGTTCGCCGCCGGTAGGGTCGGGAAGCGACGGTAGGGAACCGTATCTTCGCCGAACACTTGCAGGTATTCCATACTGTTAACCATTGCCGAGATAAAGGCGCGAATGCCTTGAGTGGCAAGAATTTGGTTGTAGGTTTGAATTTCCTTTTGGTTGAGCGGCGCGCGCCCCAAGAAGTGCTTCGTTCCCAATTCGATGACCTTCGTGTTGGGGAACGGGGCGTAGAACTGCTTGATGTATAACTCCGAACATCCCAAGCCCTCAATAAACTCTTTAACGGTAATTTCGCCGTTGCTGAGTTTGCTCTCTAAGGCGCTGAATTGCGTCGAGGAGGTGGTGAAGGGCGGAATGTCGCGCTCGAAGATTTGACGGTAAGCTGCCGCGATCGCGTTTTTGAGTTCGACTTTGTTACCGCGATCGATCAGTTTGAACGTCTTGGTTTGTTGGCGCTTGGTCGAAACTCCTTGAGCGATCCGCATTTGAATATCGGGTTCGGTGCGATTTTCCGATACCGTTCCCAACTGAACGTAGCGCGGCGTAACTTCTTCGGTCTGACGAACGTTATAGGTCGTATCGATCGCCGGACGACCCGAGCGCAGCGATCGCATCTTCGCGCCCGCCGCCGTCAGATAGCGTTCGTAAGGTACCGTATCTTCCCCAAAAGACTCGGAATACTCTGTACTATCGACAATGGCATCGATCAAGGCATACAGCCCCTTCTTCGCACAGATATCGAAGTACATATTCATCTCTTGGCGGCCGTAGGTCGGACGACCTAAGAGGCGGCGATGGATATATTCAATCGCTTTCACCACGTAGTACGGTTGCCAATAAGTCTTGCGGAACGCATCCGACTTCGCCAACAATTTGACGAACTCGCGCACCGTAATATTGCCATTTTCGAGCCGAATTTCTGCGACTTTATCTCGCTGACCTTCGTAAGGCATACGGCCGAAGACTTGCAGATAACAGCCATTAATAACGGCTTGGGTCGAATTTTCCGAGAATTTGACACTCGTTCCCTTCTGCTTGCCGCCTCCCGGAAGTTGGTCGAGCTTGAACACTTTCGGGCCGAGCGTTCCGGGGGCCGCACCGCGCGCTCCTGGATTGCTAATCTGGCTGTTGATGGCCGGTCCTTGATTGATGAGGATGCGGCGGGTGTCCTTGCTAAAAGGCGCTGGGCTGGTATTGGGATTGCGGGTTTCTTTCGGGAAGATCGCGCCGAATTGAATTTCGAGCGGATCGTTGCCCGCACCGTAAACGTGCTGGTCGGGAAGGGGCTGCTCGTACTTGGCAAAGGTCGTAATAAATTGAGGAACTTTGCGGAACGGCGCGCTGTAGTTAAACAGGTCTTGCTGCATTCCCCAGTTGCGGCATTCTTGCGCTTCTTGACCCAAACCGCGCAGGTAAGGTACGGTTTCTTCGCCGAAGTAGTCTGCATATTCCTGAGAATCGACTAAGGCATCGATCAGGGCTGACAGACCGCCGCTAGAAACGATAGAGAAGTATTTTTGGACTTCTTCGCGAGAACTCGGACCGCGACCGAGGACATGACGGAAGGCCAATTCCAAAGCACGGCTGTTAATAAAAGGTTCAAAAAATTGTTTGCGATATAGGGGGGATTTTGCCAGACGGCGCACGAATTCTTTCATCGAGATGTCGCCGTTTTTGACTTGCGACTCGAGGTAGGAATTCGACTGACTGTAAGCGCGCGTGATATCGCGCTCGAAAATTTGCCGATAGGCAGCTTTGACAGCGGCTTGTTTTTCTCCCGCAGAGAGTCCTGGTTTCATCACAAACTTCTGCCGCCGTTCTGCTGCGTTAAAGTAGCTTTGGGGCAGTTGTAAGCCTTGGCGATCGCTGGCGGCGGTTTGACGCACTTTGTCGGAAGGGGTTGAGGCTTCCAGTTCGGCGATCGCGATATTGAAGTATTGAGCGACGATCTCTCGGGCTTCTTCATCGCCGCTGACATAGGCGATGCTCGCGTTGCGCATTTCCTGCATAGCGACTAATGTCGCTGCGATCGAGCAGGCATTTTCGATGACTTCGCGCAGTCCGCGAATATTAACGACCAAAATATTCGGGTCGCCTGCAACAATTGCGTAAGTGACATATCGCAATGTCCACGATAAATCGCGCAGGGATTTGGTCATATTGCTCGGGCCGTAGCGCGAAACGCTAATCGGTCGGAAACCTGCCGGAATCTTTACGGGTAAAACGCCACCATCCGAGATTGAAAAAATCGAACGGATGCCTCCAAAAATCCCAGAACCCCCTTTGCTTTCGACGTAAGTCGCCGAGTCGCGCTCGGCTGCTCTAGCCAAAACGAGCTTGTCGCTGGTTTCTTCGGGCGGTTTTTCGAGGAAGGATAACGGCGAACCTCCGGAAAAAATCCGGTTAGCAGCGCGAGAAACGATTACGTCTGAATTAATCGTCATGATTTGAGCAATATCAAGCCGTTTTGCTCCCGAACCGAAATAGGCGTTCAGTTGACCGAGTTCCCCGGGATCGGGGAAGCGATCTTGCTGTTCTGCCTGAGAAATCGTTGAGAGCGCTACCGTCTGATATAGTTGGGGGCGGGCAACCGAACTTCCACCACTTGCCTTGACACTCATTAGCTTTTAACTATCTCCCATCTAAGCGTGTTGATTTCCTTAAGCTGGGGCATTCTGAGGCTCCATCATTAACCACAATAATGGTTCAGCGCTCCCCTGGCGACTTTGCTAAAAACAAATCTTTATTTAATGCCAGTCTTTAGATTAAAACGTTTCGGGTTTTCTTAGCGATTTTGTTAAGAAGTGTGTCGTTGGCAAAGGCAGCGAACGGGGCGCGCGCGATATAATAAGCTTTGATTATTGGCTGTAGTAAACGATGATTCTCGCGCACCGCTACGCGGATCCCGTCGGGATCGCCACCTTACTGGTTCTTTTTCTCCTCATTAGCGGTTCCATCGTCTTTTACCTCGCCTGCGCGATCGCGATGCGTCAGTTTTTTGACTCCTCTACCCAGAGTCAAGAGATGCTCGCCAAAGACCTGCCGCCCGTTTCGCTGATGATTCCCGCCTGCGGACTCGACGCGGGAGCGTGGGAGAATTGGTCGTCTTTGTGCCAGCAGGATTATCCCCATTACGAAATCCTTTTCGGCGTTGTGGATGGGAAAGATCCAGCCGTTCCTATTCTTGAAAAGCTGGTCGCAACTTATCCCGATCGCGCCCGCCTCTTTGTCAATCTAGAACCGCGCGGAGCCAACCATAAAGATAGTATCCTCAGTTACCTCTTGCCGGAAGCCCAGTACGAGTGGATTATCTTTGCTGACAGCGATATTCGCGTTAGTAGCGACTATCTTCGCACCGTCACCGCACCACTCGCCACTCCCGGCGTGGGGATGGTGACTTGTGCTTTTGTCGGACGCGAACCGCAATCTCTCGGTGCGGCAATGGCGGCTTTTGGGCGCGGTTTTGACTTCATTCCCAGCTTGTTGCTAGCGCGTATCTTAGACGGCGGTTTAAATTGTGCGGTGGGAACCACTCTGGCGACAAGCAAAACAACTTTAGCGAAGTGCGGCGGACTGCACCTCAATCGGATTGGTTCGGATTATAACTTGGGCAAGCGTGTTGCTCGCAGCGGCGATCGCGTCGAACTTTCCCATTACGTTCTCGAATCGGATACCGGCACTGAAACGGTTGGCGATGTCTTCACCCGAGAACTGCGCTGGGCGAGGACGATTCGCTTTAATCGCGGCCCGCAATACTATACGATGATCTTTTGCTACGGTACGGTATTTTGCGTTCCGCTGCTCCTCATCGCCAAGTTTGCACCTTGGGCGATCGCGCTTTCGGCACTCACCTGGACTGTTCGTTACCTTCAAGTTTTTATCGCCCTCTCTCACTTGAAAGCCCCTAAGCTCGCCGGATGGTTGTGGGCTTTACCCTTACGCGAAGTTTTAAGCTTGACAATTTGGATAAAAGGTGCATACGGCGATCGCGCTTTTTGGCGGGGACGTTGGTTAAAAATTGAAGGCGATGGCATTATTAGCGAACAGTTCGCCGAGGCAGAATAGCGAAAATATCCATTCTGCGCGCTCCCGAACTTTCCTTAAAACAAGAGGCGCACGCCGCCGACGACCGCCCAATTATCGACCTGTTTGCCCTCGCGACGGGCAAAATCTGCGGTCTGACCGAATTTATGCGTCCAATTGACTCCAACGTAAGGCGCAAACTCGCGGGTTATTTCATAACGCAATCTCAACCCCAAATCCACATCATTTAACCCCGAACCGACTCCAAAATTTTCAACCGATGGGGCAGCAAGATTGAGTTCGATTTCGGGCTGTAAAATTAAGCGTTGGGAGATTAAAAAGTCTCGTTCGGCTTTAAATCTTGCCGATACATCTCCGGCTTCGCTGACAAAAAGGGTTGCTTCGGTTTCAACGAAGTAGGGAGCTAGTCCTTGAATGCCGATCGCGCCGAAAAAGCGATCGCGCTCTACATTCTGCCCGAACTCGCGATCGTAACGCAATCCCCCTTGTACTTCCCAAAACGGAGACACCAGTTGCGAATAAAGAAGCTGAACCTCTAACTCGCCCCCATCGCCGCTAAGCTCGACTTCGCCCTCGGTTTTGAGCCGCAAGCGCCGATAGTCGCCCCCGTACCAGCCTTCGGCTTCCCAGTTGAAAGTATCGTGACCCTCATTGAGACGATATTCTAGCTGCTCGACCGTCAACGCCCCATACATCGGTTCGGGATGGGGGTGAATTTCGGGTAGGGGGGGTAAGGTTGGGTCGAGGGGAGGGGGGTAGGGAAGATTTTGTTGGGCGGTGGGGGCAGACAGTACGGGGGATTCTGGTTCTGCGTTCGCTCCTGGGGGAAACGAAACAAGGCTTATACTGATGGCAATGGCGATCGCGCTAACTCTCATACTGCACCTCCTGCTGCGCGATCGACAACCCTAACCGCTCGCATCATCCCCGCATCCATGTGATAAAGCAGATGGCAGTGAAACGCCCAATTTCCAGGCGCATCAACAGAGACTTCCACCGAACATTTTTCCGCCGGTTTGACGTTTAAGACGTGCTTGCGAGGTTTATACGCCCCCGCGCCATTATCAACTTCCATCCACATCCCGTGAAGGTGCATCGGATGTTCCATCATCGTATCGTTGACAAAAGTCAGGCGCACCCGTTCGCCGTAGTACAACGTGACAATCGGCGATTCTGAATATTTCTTGCCATCAAACGACCACATATATCGTTCCATGTTGCCGGTGAGGTGAAGTTCTAGCTCGCGCTCGACAGTAAGATTATCGTTTCTCGGTACGAGGCTGCGGAGATCGGTATAGACGAGAACGCGATGCTCTAGAGTATTTTCTAAGCCGATTCCGGGTTCGTGGAGGCGATTGCGAACCATCATCGGGACGGCGGCGTTACCCGCACCATGAGTATCGGAACCGTGGGGTTCTCCTTCGCTACCGTGGTTCATATTATGACCATCGGGCATAGAATGACCTTCGCTACCGTGATTCATGTTATGACCATCGGGCATAGAATGACCTTCGCTACCGTGATTCATGTTATGACCATCGGGCATAGAATGACCTTCGCTACCGTGGTTCATATTGTGACCGTCTGGCATGGAATGACCTTCGCTACCGTGATTCATGTTATGACCATCGGGCATAGAATGACCTTCGCTACCGTGACTCATGTTATGACCATCTGGCATGGAATGACCTTCGCTACCGTGACTCATGTTATGACCATCCGGCATGGAAGAATCGGAAGGCTGGCTCGTTTGCGGTTTAGAGTGTGCGTCATGTCCGGAATGTTGCTTAATCGAGCTTTTCTCCCCATCTCCCCGTCCCCCCGTCTCCCCATCTCCCCCTCTCCCCATCTCCCCATCTCCCCCTCTCCCGGTCTCCCCCTCTCTCATTTCATCGTGCATCATCCCCATATCTGCCATCGTTCGCAGGGGACGGGTGCGGCGAGGGGGAATGGCAGCAATTGCGCCCGGTTGGGTAGCGAGGGTTGCTCGGGCGTAGCCGCTGCGATCCATTGTTTCGGCAAAGATAGTATAAGGGCCGGGGCGCTCGGGTTCGACGATGACATCATAAGTTTCCGCGATCGCAATCCGAAATTCATCGACGGTAACGGGTTGAACGTTTTGCCCGTCCGCTTGCACGATTGTCATTTTTAAACCCGGAATTTGAATGTCAAAAAAGGTCATCGCCGAGGCATTAATAAATCGCAGCCGGACTTTTTCTCCAGGTTTAAATAAAGCTGTCCAGTTACTTTCCGGGGGCATCCCATTTAATAAATAGGTGTAAGTGGCCCCCGTCACGTCAGCAATATCGGTGGGATCCATGCGCATTTGCGCCCAGTCTAAATCTTCGCCAAAATTGCCAATCGTGCGACGTTGGTTGTTGTAATAGGTACTGGATTT
This window contains:
- a CDS encoding glycosyltransferase, with protein sequence MILAHRYADPVGIATLLVLFLLISGSIVFYLACAIAMRQFFDSSTQSQEMLAKDLPPVSLMIPACGLDAGAWENWSSLCQQDYPHYEILFGVVDGKDPAVPILEKLVATYPDRARLFVNLEPRGANHKDSILSYLLPEAQYEWIIFADSDIRVSSDYLRTVTAPLATPGVGMVTCAFVGREPQSLGAAMAAFGRGFDFIPSLLLARILDGGLNCAVGTTLATSKTTLAKCGGLHLNRIGSDYNLGKRVARSGDRVELSHYVLESDTGTETVGDVFTRELRWARTIRFNRGPQYYTMIFCYGTVFCVPLLLIAKFAPWAIALSALTWTVRYLQVFIALSHLKAPKLAGWLWALPLREVLSLTIWIKGAYGDRAFWRGRWLKIEGDGIISEQFAEAE
- a CDS encoding phycobilisome rod-core linker polypeptide — translated: MSVKASGGSSVARPQLYQTVALSTISQAEQQDRFPDPGELGQLNAYFGSGAKRLDIAQIMTINSDVIVSRAANRIFSGGSPLSFLEKPPEETSDKLVLARAAERDSATYVESKGGSGIFGGIRSIFSISDGGVLPVKIPAGFRPISVSRYGPSNMTKSLRDLSWTLRYVTYAIVAGDPNILVVNIRGLREVIENACSIAATLVAMQEMRNASIAYVSGDEEAREIVAQYFNIAIAELEASTPSDKVRQTAASDRQGLQLPQSYFNAAERRQKFVMKPGLSAGEKQAAVKAAYRQIFERDITRAYSQSNSYLESQVKNGDISMKEFVRRLAKSPLYRKQFFEPFINSRALELAFRHVLGRGPSSREEVQKYFSIVSSGGLSALIDALVDSQEYADYFGEETVPYLRGLGQEAQECRNWGMQQDLFNYSAPFRKVPQFITTFAKYEQPLPDQHVYGAGNDPLEIQFGAIFPKETRNPNTSPAPFSKDTRRILINQGPAINSQISNPGARGAAPGTLGPKVFKLDQLPGGGKQKGTSVKFSENSTQAVINGCYLQVFGRMPYEGQRDKVAEIRLENGNITVREFVKLLAKSDAFRKTYWQPYYVVKAIEYIHRRLLGRPTYGRQEMNMYFDICAKKGLYALIDAIVDSTEYSESFGEDTVPYERYLTAAGAKMRSLRSGRPAIDTTYNVRQTEEVTPRYVQLGTVSENRTEPDIQMRIAQGVSTKRQQTKTFKLIDRGNKVELKNAIAAAYRQIFERDIPPFTTSSTQFSALESKLSNGEITVKEFIEGLGCSELYIKQFYAPFPNTKVIELGTKHFLGRAPLNQKEIQTYNQILATQGIRAFISAMVNSMEYLQVFGEDTVPYRRFPTLPAANFPNTERLYNKLTKQDKELVVPSFKPVKSGL
- a CDS encoding FtsW/RodA/SpoVE family cell cycle protein; this translates as MEARSLRWLTFLWLFVGLVMLFSASYPIADAEFGDGAYYFKRQLLWIFVGLLGFNFLVRWPIRYALGIAKWFVWLLLALIMTTLIPGLGTTVNGATRWVSVASLPLQPSELIKPFLVLQSAIVFGQWKQLDNRKRGLWLGTFALLLGSILLQPNLSTAALCGITLWLIALAAGVPLLYMGGTALGGFMLAVGSISIQDYQRRRVTSFLNPWADPMGDGYQLIQSLLAVGSGGTWGSGFGLSQQKLFYLPIQYTDFIFSVYAEEFGFAGSIVLLLLLMAYASFAVIVAIKCREPVRKLVAIGVMVLLVGQALINIGVATGALPTTGLPLPLFSYGGSSVIASLLLAGLLVRVARESNEAEVISLQSHRKKGRKKL
- the apcB gene encoding allophycocyanin subunit beta → MQDAITAVINTADVQGKYLDSSAMEKLKGYFKTGELRVRAATTISANAATIVKEAVAKSLLYTDTTRPGGNMYTTRRYAACIRDLDYYLRYATYAMLAGDPSILDERVLNGLKETYNSLGVPIGTTVQAIQSIKEATAALVGPDAGKEMGVYLDYISSGLS
- a CDS encoding copper resistance system multicopper oxidase is translated as MSYLTSSVTRRNLLRFAASLGLTVGFHQLLTPKTRAQNQPIGELKRPDRYPEVIDLEVLESRLKIGDRVADAIAVNGTVPGPIIRLKEGQIATLNVSNRLNTDTSIHWHGIILPAQMDGVPGISFNGIKPGQTFRYRFPVQQSGTYWYHSHSGLQEQQGHFGALIIDPLEAEPFSYDRDYLIMLSDWTDTDPHRILSNLKKSSTYYNNQRRTIGNFGEDLDWAQMRMDPTDIADVTGATYTYLLNGMPPESNWTALFKPGEKVRLRFINASAMTFFDIQIPGLKMTIVQADGQNVQPVTVDEFRIAIAETYDVIVEPERPGPYTIFAETMDRSGYARATLATQPGAIAAIPPRRTRPLRTMADMGMMHDEMREGETGRGGDGEMGRGGDGETGGRGDGEKSSIKQHSGHDAHSKPQTSQPSDSSMPDGHNMSHGSEGHSMPDGHNMSHGSEGHSMPDGHNMNHGSEGHSMPDGHNMNHGSEGHSMPDGHNMNHGSEGHSMPDGHNMNHGSEGHSMPDGHNMNHGSEGEPHGSDTHGAGNAAVPMMVRNRLHEPGIGLENTLEHRVLVYTDLRSLVPRNDNLTVERELELHLTGNMERYMWSFDGKKYSESPIVTLYYGERVRLTFVNDTMMEHPMHLHGMWMEVDNGAGAYKPRKHVLNVKPAEKCSVEVSVDAPGNWAFHCHLLYHMDAGMMRAVRVVDRAAGGAV
- a CDS encoding phycobilisome linker polypeptide, with translation MRMFKVTACVPSQTRIRTQRELQNTYFTKLVPFDNWFREQQRIMKMGGKIVKVELATGKQGINTGLV
- a CDS encoding copper resistance protein B produces the protein MRVSAIAIAISISLVSFPPGANAEPESPVLSAPTAQQNLPYPPPLDPTLPPLPEIHPHPEPMYGALTVEQLEYRLNEGHDTFNWEAEGWYGGDYRRLRLKTEGEVELSGDGGELEVQLLYSQLVSPFWEVQGGLRYDREFGQNVERDRFFGAIGIQGLAPYFVETEATLFVSEAGDVSARFKAERDFLISQRLILQPEIELNLAAPSVENFGVGSGLNDVDLGLRLRYEITREFAPYVGVNWTHKFGQTADFARREGKQVDNWAVVGGVRLLF
- a CDS encoding allophycocyanin → MSIVTKSIVNADAEARYLSPGELDRIKAFVSSGESRLRIAETLTGGRERIVKEAGDRLFQKRPDVVSPGGNAYGEEMTASCLRDLDYYLRLITYGIVAGDATPIEEIGLVGAKEMYKSLGTSLDAMAEGVREMKNAATGMMSGADASEAAAYFDFVIGGLL